In Hamadaea flava, a genomic segment contains:
- a CDS encoding LamG-like jellyroll fold domain-containing protein — translation MRSWPRRVVFVALVLFGLSVGVPSGVVPENGSFPLGWLTSWMAQRPLWAYGSPTAGLPAVAQGHAGKGGYVSAEETDSHTGTGRAPKKVANGLDGYQPSKVDSSPTKQTVVSPKGFDEKSKVRVPQASSATSTMWRDSNGIYARQVFQEPVNYKAADGTWQPIDGTFKRTASGRWETAANSWKLSIAGGTSTATSTAEDASGTVPLALAGSAAQDLVTVTAPTGEIVGYSLEGATLGEPAVSDGSALYTGVLPSTDVRIESQAMAAKETLILHSSSAPSTWTYPLNLSGVTPSINADGEVVFTNQAGTIVARMPRGYLKDSSFNAQSGEAAFSHDVTYELVDVDGQPAVRVTASAAWLADPARVFPVYVDPVLRLDTDGDTYVMYGDDVDHSGEDTLKIGTANGGTTRAKSLLHFGDFATTYGGKHLTYVTLNLFMTWQYNCTAQPFSVYAVGASWAATSARWGSSTTYGGPALRSPALGTASPNSAAACGNTGSSATVGDWVPVILSVDEFNAWTTGGSTNYGLAVSANSDTTNAQWKRFTSRNGPTGDTACGGRTCAPYIYAIYTDDVLPQVDTRYPANGATVDTLTPELTTRAHDPDNWPAKGLKYQYVVYNDVWTRLWTSTWSTTPSVTVPAGILAWNKSYNYTVLLDDYSLKSAERPYAFTTPVPQPAIASQFSQNSGKGFDPSTGNYTTSATDASIAGVGPGLEITRYYNSINRNSDTAAFGAGWTSVVDMRATQVKDFAGTLQTVSVRYPTGQEVAFGRNSDGSFTAPMGRYAVFKPILSGTTVVGYSLTDKDATTYTFAQASGTTVWKISSITDANGRTLTFTYNASGQLETMTSASGRSLHVEWMTSSSTRDYISRIYTDPAISGDASTVKSWTYTVDNVKLTSVCGPVASECTTYAYTSISQGANTVLNSGAYSYWRLGDAPGPIAKSSVLARAGTDNGLYNNVTVGPDKMYTQASASAAFNGTSSSVQLPGKLVTDGTYQSISLWFKTTTAGGVLFSYSAGAISGGTTAGNYTPALYIDANGYLRGEFWQGTTTPIKSLTTVTDDTWHHVALIGAGDTQTMYLDNTVQGTLAGTISMYQTGGASYEYLGAGFIGHGWPDHANSGASPAKATYFTGQISDAAFFTKALARSEVAAVRDAARWSSYELTKITRPSGRVTAQVTYDTASAKVTTVTDENGGTWTLNAPTIAGDSDVYAASVLGSKPANYWRLDEPGDTTDAVNEVAGGTATYAGTVTFSETGPFADRTAVKLDGSSANLLLPTSNINLGGPASVSLWFKMPSASTAGGVLYGYQNGPITDPTATTSAVPALYVGTDGKLRGGFWTTAGGTPITTTTSVADGKWHQATLAASSASQTLYLDGVAIGTKNVALSVPANGYSYLGAGKWASWIGSNAANPVGYFPGWIAEAAFFGSTLSADEIAAQFAASKASLPQVLTTVDTTITTISMPVQTVTVTDPGGQTISYAYDLANGSRMVSQTDAIGKTTRYGYDTGGFSSLEYDENGIWTQSIQDSRGNTIQQISCQDQDQNKCSSVYFEYYLNAADSVDPRNDQIVSSRDARSTSATDNTYKTTNAYDAKGNATTVTDPLGRVTTTAYTDGTTTAAYGGGFAPAGLPASVTKPSGAIETIEYYPNGDVGRVTTPAGKVTTYTYDNLGRKLSEAEVTSTFATGLTTTYTYDDAGRVLTQTDPPVTNRVTGAVHTSVTTNVYDVDGNMTSQTISDSTGGDIARTETVAFNKYGQKESQTDAVGNTTQFGYDTYGNVVLETEADGGQTRYELDANGNLLNAYMVGYTGDPNNPQTAAEILIQAKKYDPAGRLAWEKDAAGWYTAYDYTNNGLVAKVIRADGDPENGTSKKFVTQLNTYDPAGNLTQQVTNNGATTTVYEYDAAGRQWRTTLDANGLNRVTTNVFAADDTVVSTRSSSGTAGTLMARSDTMYDPEGNVQAQTSYATDPATTPVAWWKLNQSTGTDAADAAGNAIAGMSSTGVTWNGTAATFDGSTGYLSVSDPVVDTSRSFTMSAWVTLADKNANHPVVLKSSRSSSSFYLMYEQSTDKWYATGSQTTYGGSWKALRSTSSPTVGTATHLAVVYDAAAQTYSMYVNGTLEATTTGVVNRQDARGSFYIGKYSSYYMAGSIRDVQVYQDALTATQIATVKGGTTPAAGASVSRAMMATDEGGLIRSSKDPNGNVTSISNDEAGRPALLTGATVTAETYSGGTTSARPVTYIGYDTFGDKTETVDGNGNRTVHVFDRAGRQYETHLPAYTPPGSSTVINPVASQTYDALSQVTTSTDALGKTTHYDYDQLGRVWKTTAPDGGISYASYDLLGNQTWSKDPTSKISGATYDYLGRQTTSYQHMNAANVDYTTTYSYDTYGRLQTVTTPGGSTTGYTYDPAGETLTTIINSSRITKVDYDGLGRPVKTTNPDLTYSQVSYDMLGRAKLTSSYKPGTTPTLLASTSATYDKAGNQLTSTDAENNTITYTYDPTGMILSETQPITATDAIATTFGYDLAGNRTRFTDGRGNKFWTTYNTLGLPESQIEPATTAYSAAADRTYTTAYNAAGQAASQTQPGGVTQSYAYDDAGRMTSQSGTGADGATGTRTFGYDLAGRITSFDTGVGTNTIGYEDRGLPSTISGPSGNSAFEYDLNGSMTKRTDAAGTTTYSYFTSGRDSGLLSQVANTSAGVDIRFDPYNDMGSATTLTYYSGNAKADTRTFAYDDLHRMTSDEVKTTGGATVSKIVYGWDKNGNEKTKTTTNFAGVTRSNTYTYDKADRLVTWNDGTTSTTYAYDKSGNRTQNGTRLFVYDERNRLVGDGATTYNYTARGTLSSTQTGSTTYTTTADAFGQILSQGSAGGTQTYTYDALGRAIKTGFAYTGLDNDLAADSETTYVRDPSSDLVGEVRTADQTKRLTLTDLHDDVVGQLTATSATLDGSVNYDPLGKVLASSGTVIGHLGYQSEWTESVTGRVNMLARWYNTDTGQFDTRDTASNSPTPDSINANRYQYGNANPMTATDPSGHWPSWIKKATSAVSNTFSSAYNSVKSYASSAANYASSRMSAARSWAADRYDAASNYVNKKVSQAKNYVKKKVEQGRKYVQKKAQQLKHKVKNTYNKVKQAAKQVKAKAARHVAKVVKNVKDAAKATGKWIKDHKDAIIEVVAVVATVAATIALGPVGGLLVGIAINVAKDAATGKIHSLADLGRSVLSGAITGTIGAVTGGVGGAIGGKIAGMVAGKVGTGILARAATGAIGGAISGGVGGGLGDAATQYAQTGHVDWGRAGAAALTGAAVGGAMGGIGGALTKPRTEGSQGSPGKTCHSFDPSTRVLMANGSTKAIKDVKIGDKVTATDPTTGRTEAKPVTVLHNNNDSDLADITVRDQKTGKSTVLHTTWFHPFWNATNSQWTDAKDLKTGDRLRDANGQTTQIVAAVKVWTGLRWMRDLTVDDIHAYYVLAGNVPVLVHNVDQKRLCDLTLGPDGSRKAEGVTAERGDTVLPHEQKMVNESGDRNGCATCPATSSGYADGHWTGDHTPPNKAAPNGPWTLYPQCKTCAKQQGGIVNGINREWYDFPAEPRFPGLVDGTRLGLINL, via the coding sequence ATGCGATCTTGGCCGCGTCGTGTCGTCTTTGTGGCGCTGGTGCTGTTCGGGCTGTCGGTCGGCGTGCCGTCCGGCGTGGTGCCCGAGAACGGCAGCTTCCCGCTCGGCTGGCTGACCTCCTGGATGGCGCAGCGTCCCCTGTGGGCCTACGGGTCGCCTACGGCAGGCCTACCTGCCGTAGCCCAGGGCCACGCCGGCAAGGGCGGCTACGTGTCGGCCGAGGAGACGGACTCGCACACCGGCACCGGGCGGGCGCCGAAGAAGGTCGCCAACGGTCTCGACGGTTACCAGCCGAGCAAGGTCGACAGCAGCCCGACGAAGCAGACGGTGGTGTCGCCGAAAGGGTTCGACGAGAAGTCGAAGGTGCGAGTGCCGCAGGCCTCGTCGGCGACCTCGACGATGTGGCGAGACAGTAACGGGATCTACGCCCGTCAGGTGTTCCAGGAACCAGTGAACTACAAGGCGGCCGACGGCACGTGGCAGCCCATCGACGGAACCTTCAAACGGACCGCCAGCGGTCGGTGGGAAACCGCCGCGAACAGCTGGAAACTCTCAATCGCCGGCGGCACGTCGACGGCAACGAGCACCGCGGAAGACGCGAGCGGGACCGTGCCGCTCGCCCTGGCCGGCTCGGCCGCCCAGGATCTGGTCACCGTGACAGCTCCGACGGGTGAGATCGTCGGGTACTCGCTCGAAGGCGCGACGCTCGGCGAGCCTGCAGTGTCGGACGGCTCCGCCCTGTACACCGGCGTCCTGCCGTCGACGGATGTCCGTATCGAGTCGCAGGCGATGGCGGCGAAGGAGACGTTGATCCTTCACTCGTCGTCTGCGCCATCGACGTGGACCTATCCACTGAACCTGTCCGGCGTCACCCCCTCCATCAACGCCGATGGTGAGGTCGTGTTCACCAACCAGGCGGGCACGATCGTGGCGCGCATGCCGCGCGGCTACCTGAAGGACTCGTCGTTCAACGCGCAGTCCGGCGAGGCGGCGTTCTCGCACGACGTGACGTACGAGCTGGTGGATGTGGACGGTCAGCCGGCGGTTCGTGTCACGGCCAGCGCGGCGTGGCTTGCTGATCCGGCCCGGGTGTTCCCGGTCTATGTGGATCCGGTTCTGCGGCTGGACACCGACGGCGACACCTACGTGATGTACGGCGACGACGTCGATCATTCAGGCGAGGACACGCTCAAGATCGGCACTGCAAACGGTGGGACGACGCGGGCGAAATCGCTGCTGCACTTCGGCGACTTCGCCACCACCTACGGTGGCAAGCACCTGACGTATGTGACGCTGAACCTGTTCATGACATGGCAGTACAACTGCACCGCGCAGCCGTTCTCCGTCTACGCCGTCGGTGCATCATGGGCGGCCACGTCGGCACGATGGGGCAGCAGCACCACCTACGGCGGGCCTGCGCTGCGTAGCCCGGCACTGGGCACAGCGTCGCCGAACTCGGCGGCCGCGTGTGGCAACACCGGCAGCAGCGCGACAGTCGGTGACTGGGTTCCGGTGATCCTCAGCGTCGACGAGTTCAACGCGTGGACGACTGGCGGCTCGACGAACTACGGTCTGGCCGTGTCGGCCAACTCCGACACCACCAACGCCCAGTGGAAGCGATTCACCTCCCGCAACGGCCCGACGGGCGACACTGCGTGCGGCGGGCGGACCTGCGCGCCGTACATCTATGCGATCTACACCGACGACGTGCTGCCGCAGGTCGACACGCGGTACCCGGCCAACGGCGCCACCGTCGACACGTTGACTCCGGAATTGACCACGCGGGCCCACGACCCGGACAACTGGCCGGCCAAGGGTTTGAAGTACCAGTACGTGGTCTACAACGACGTGTGGACCCGGCTGTGGACCTCGACCTGGTCGACGACTCCCAGCGTCACAGTTCCCGCCGGCATCCTGGCCTGGAACAAGAGCTACAACTACACCGTCCTGCTAGACGACTACTCCTTGAAATCAGCCGAGCGACCATACGCGTTCACCACACCGGTTCCGCAACCAGCCATCGCATCGCAGTTCTCGCAGAACTCCGGCAAAGGCTTCGACCCGTCCACCGGTAACTACACGACCTCGGCTACTGACGCTTCGATCGCGGGGGTCGGCCCGGGTCTGGAGATCACCCGGTACTACAACAGCATCAACCGCAACAGCGACACAGCCGCTTTCGGTGCCGGATGGACATCCGTGGTCGACATGCGCGCGACCCAAGTCAAGGACTTCGCCGGAACCCTTCAGACGGTGTCGGTGCGGTATCCGACCGGACAGGAAGTCGCGTTCGGCCGCAACAGTGACGGGTCCTTCACGGCACCGATGGGCCGCTATGCCGTCTTCAAACCGATCTTGTCCGGCACGACTGTCGTGGGTTATTCGCTGACTGACAAAGACGCGACGACCTACACCTTCGCGCAGGCCAGCGGCACGACCGTGTGGAAGATCAGTTCGATCACCGACGCTAACGGCCGCACCCTGACGTTCACCTACAACGCGAGCGGGCAACTCGAGACGATGACATCGGCGTCGGGCCGGTCGTTGCACGTCGAGTGGATGACCTCCTCCTCGACGCGGGACTACATCTCGCGGATCTACACCGACCCCGCCATCAGCGGTGACGCGTCGACGGTCAAGTCGTGGACCTACACCGTGGACAACGTCAAGCTGACGTCAGTCTGCGGCCCGGTAGCGAGCGAATGCACCACGTACGCGTACACGTCCATCTCCCAGGGCGCCAACACGGTACTCAACAGTGGCGCTTACTCCTATTGGCGTCTCGGTGACGCTCCTGGGCCAATCGCCAAGAGCAGCGTCCTGGCCCGTGCCGGTACCGACAACGGCCTGTACAACAACGTCACCGTCGGTCCGGACAAGATGTACACCCAGGCGTCGGCCTCGGCGGCGTTCAACGGCACCTCATCATCGGTGCAGTTGCCCGGCAAACTGGTGACCGACGGCACCTACCAGTCGATCAGCCTGTGGTTCAAGACCACCACTGCCGGTGGTGTGCTGTTCTCCTACAGCGCCGGGGCGATCAGCGGCGGCACGACCGCTGGCAACTACACACCCGCCCTGTACATCGACGCCAACGGCTACCTGCGCGGCGAGTTCTGGCAAGGCACCACGACTCCGATCAAGTCGCTGACGACGGTCACCGATGACACCTGGCATCACGTCGCACTGATCGGCGCCGGTGACACGCAGACGATGTACCTCGACAACACCGTTCAGGGCACGCTGGCCGGCACGATCAGCATGTACCAGACCGGCGGTGCGTCGTACGAATACCTGGGCGCGGGATTCATCGGCCACGGCTGGCCCGACCACGCCAACAGCGGCGCATCTCCGGCGAAGGCCACTTACTTCACCGGGCAGATCTCCGACGCCGCGTTCTTCACCAAAGCCCTAGCCCGGTCCGAGGTCGCGGCCGTCCGCGACGCGGCGCGCTGGTCGTCGTACGAGCTGACAAAGATCACCCGGCCCTCGGGTCGGGTGACCGCGCAGGTCACCTACGACACCGCTAGCGCGAAGGTGACCACAGTCACCGATGAGAACGGCGGCACGTGGACCCTCAACGCGCCGACCATCGCCGGTGACAGCGACGTCTATGCCGCATCCGTGCTGGGCAGCAAACCGGCGAACTATTGGCGCCTGGACGAACCCGGCGACACCACCGACGCGGTCAACGAGGTAGCGGGCGGCACCGCCACCTACGCCGGCACAGTGACCTTCAGCGAGACCGGGCCATTCGCCGACCGTACCGCAGTCAAACTCGACGGCAGCAGCGCGAACCTGCTCCTGCCGACGTCCAACATCAACCTCGGCGGACCCGCCAGCGTCAGCCTCTGGTTCAAGATGCCGTCGGCCAGTACCGCGGGCGGCGTTCTGTACGGGTACCAGAACGGGCCGATCACCGACCCGACGGCAACGACTAGCGCTGTCCCAGCGCTGTACGTCGGCACCGACGGCAAGCTGCGCGGTGGTTTCTGGACGACAGCCGGCGGCACGCCCATCACCACCACCACCTCAGTGGCGGACGGCAAATGGCACCAAGCCACGCTAGCGGCGTCCAGCGCGTCGCAGACCCTCTACCTGGACGGCGTCGCGATCGGCACCAAGAACGTCGCACTGTCCGTGCCGGCCAACGGCTACTCGTACCTCGGCGCGGGCAAATGGGCCAGCTGGATCGGGTCCAATGCCGCCAACCCGGTGGGCTACTTCCCGGGCTGGATCGCCGAAGCGGCGTTCTTCGGCAGCACCCTGTCCGCCGACGAGATCGCCGCCCAGTTCGCCGCCAGCAAGGCATCGCTGCCACAGGTGCTGACCACGGTCGACACCACGATCACCACGATCTCCATGCCGGTACAGACCGTCACGGTGACCGACCCCGGCGGCCAGACCATCTCGTACGCCTACGACCTGGCCAACGGCAGCAGGATGGTGTCGCAGACCGATGCGATCGGCAAGACCACCCGTTACGGATACGACACGGGCGGCTTCTCGAGCCTGGAGTACGACGAGAACGGGATCTGGACGCAGTCCATCCAAGACAGCCGGGGCAACACCATCCAGCAGATCAGCTGCCAGGACCAGGATCAGAACAAGTGCTCCAGCGTCTACTTCGAGTACTACCTCAACGCCGCAGACTCGGTCGACCCGCGCAACGACCAGATCGTGTCCAGCCGAGACGCCCGGTCCACGTCAGCCACCGACAACACATATAAGACCACCAACGCGTACGACGCCAAGGGGAACGCCACCACGGTCACCGATCCGCTCGGCCGAGTCACCACGACGGCGTACACCGACGGCACCACAACCGCCGCGTACGGCGGCGGTTTCGCCCCGGCTGGGCTGCCGGCATCGGTGACCAAACCGTCCGGAGCGATCGAGACGATCGAGTACTACCCCAACGGCGACGTCGGAAGGGTGACCACCCCCGCAGGCAAGGTCACCACCTACACATACGACAACCTGGGCCGCAAGCTTTCCGAAGCCGAAGTGACGTCGACCTTCGCGACGGGGCTGACCACGACCTACACGTACGACGACGCAGGCCGGGTGCTCACCCAGACCGATCCGCCGGTCACCAACCGCGTCACCGGCGCGGTCCACACCTCCGTCACCACCAACGTGTACGACGTAGACGGCAACATGACCTCGCAGACGATCAGCGACAGCACCGGTGGTGACATCGCCCGCACTGAGACGGTTGCCTTCAACAAGTACGGGCAGAAGGAGTCGCAGACCGACGCGGTCGGCAACACCACCCAGTTCGGATACGACACATACGGCAACGTTGTGCTGGAGACCGAGGCCGACGGCGGGCAGACCAGATACGAGCTGGACGCCAACGGCAACCTGCTGAACGCGTACATGGTCGGCTACACCGGTGATCCCAACAATCCGCAGACCGCGGCCGAAATACTGATCCAGGCGAAGAAGTACGATCCAGCAGGACGGCTGGCCTGGGAAAAGGACGCCGCGGGCTGGTACACCGCGTACGACTACACCAACAACGGCCTCGTCGCGAAGGTGATCCGCGCAGACGGAGACCCCGAAAACGGGACCTCGAAGAAATTCGTCACCCAACTGAACACCTACGATCCTGCCGGCAACTTGACCCAGCAGGTCACCAACAACGGCGCCACGACGACCGTCTACGAATACGACGCGGCTGGCCGGCAATGGCGCACGACGCTCGACGCGAACGGGCTCAACCGCGTCACCACGAACGTGTTCGCCGCCGATGACACCGTTGTCTCCACTCGGTCGTCGTCCGGCACGGCCGGCACGCTCATGGCGCGCTCGGACACGATGTACGACCCTGAGGGCAACGTCCAGGCCCAGACCTCGTACGCGACCGATCCGGCGACGACACCCGTCGCGTGGTGGAAGCTCAACCAGTCGACCGGAACCGACGCTGCCGACGCGGCCGGCAACGCCATCGCCGGCATGAGCAGTACCGGGGTGACCTGGAACGGAACGGCCGCGACCTTCGACGGCTCGACCGGCTACCTCAGCGTCTCCGACCCGGTCGTGGACACCTCCAGGTCCTTCACGATGTCGGCCTGGGTCACCCTGGCCGACAAGAACGCCAACCACCCCGTCGTCTTGAAGTCGTCGAGAAGCTCGTCGTCGTTCTACCTGATGTACGAGCAGTCCACCGACAAGTGGTACGCCACCGGATCACAGACCACCTATGGCGGCAGCTGGAAGGCCCTGCGGTCGACGTCCAGCCCGACCGTCGGCACCGCCACGCACCTGGCAGTCGTGTACGACGCCGCGGCCCAGACCTACAGCATGTATGTCAACGGGACGCTGGAAGCGACAACCACCGGCGTCGTCAACCGGCAAGACGCCCGCGGCAGCTTCTACATCGGAAAGTACTCCTCGTACTACATGGCGGGTTCTATCCGCGACGTCCAGGTCTACCAGGACGCTCTGACCGCAACGCAGATCGCAACGGTCAAGGGCGGCACCACGCCGGCCGCGGGCGCGAGCGTGTCGCGGGCGATGATGGCGACCGACGAAGGCGGCCTGATCCGCAGCTCGAAGGATCCCAACGGCAACGTCACCTCCATCTCCAACGACGAGGCCGGCCGCCCAGCGCTGCTGACCGGTGCGACAGTGACGGCCGAAACCTACTCGGGCGGCACGACGTCGGCCCGGCCCGTGACCTACATCGGATACGACACCTTCGGTGACAAGACCGAGACGGTCGACGGCAACGGCAACAGGACAGTCCACGTCTTCGACCGCGCCGGACGCCAATACGAGACGCACCTGCCGGCCTACACCCCACCCGGTTCATCTACGGTGATCAACCCGGTCGCGTCGCAGACCTACGACGCCCTCAGCCAGGTGACCACGTCGACCGACGCCCTCGGCAAGACCACCCACTACGACTACGACCAGCTCGGACGCGTCTGGAAGACCACAGCCCCGGACGGCGGAATCAGCTACGCGTCCTACGACCTGCTCGGCAACCAGACGTGGTCCAAGGACCCGACCAGCAAGATCTCCGGCGCGACCTACGACTACCTCGGCCGCCAGACCACGTCCTATCAGCACATGAACGCGGCCAACGTCGACTACACCACCACCTACAGCTACGACACCTACGGCAGGCTGCAAACCGTCACCACACCCGGCGGCTCGACCACCGGGTACACCTACGACCCCGCTGGCGAGACGCTGACAACGATCATCAACTCGTCACGAATCACAAAGGTGGACTACGACGGCCTGGGCAGGCCGGTGAAGACCACCAACCCCGACCTTACCTACTCCCAGGTCAGCTACGACATGCTGGGCCGAGCGAAGCTCACCAGCTCGTACAAGCCGGGTACGACGCCGACCCTGCTGGCATCCACCTCAGCGACCTACGACAAGGCCGGCAACCAGCTGACCTCGACCGACGCCGAGAACAACACCATCACCTACACCTACGACCCGACCGGCATGATCCTGTCGGAGACGCAGCCGATCACCGCCACCGACGCGATCGCCACGACGTTCGGCTACGACCTGGCCGGCAACCGCACCCGGTTCACCGACGGGCGCGGCAACAAGTTCTGGACCACCTACAACACGCTGGGCCTGCCCGAATCGCAGATCGAACCGGCGACGACCGCCTATTCGGCGGCTGCCGACCGGACGTACACGACCGCGTACAACGCCGCGGGCCAGGCCGCTTCGCAGACGCAACCTGGCGGGGTCACGCAAAGCTACGCCTACGACGACGCGGGACGAATGACCTCGCAGTCGGGTACCGGCGCCGACGGCGCCACCGGTACGCGTACCTTCGGCTACGACCTTGCCGGGCGGATCACGTCGTTCGACACGGGCGTCGGCACCAACACGATCGGCTACGAGGACCGTGGCCTGCCGTCCACGATCAGCGGCCCGTCGGGCAACTCGGCGTTCGAGTACGACCTGAACGGTTCGATGACCAAGCGCACCGACGCCGCGGGGACGACCACGTACTCGTACTTCACCAGCGGCCGAGACAGCGGACTGCTCAGCCAGGTCGCCAACACCAGCGCCGGGGTGGACATCCGGTTCGACCCCTACAACGACATGGGGTCGGCGACGACGCTGACCTACTACAGCGGCAACGCCAAGGCTGACACCCGCACCTTCGCCTACGACGACCTGCACCGCATGACCTCCGACGAGGTGAAGACCACCGGCGGCGCAACCGTTTCGAAGATCGTCTACGGGTGGGACAAGAACGGCAACGAGAAGACCAAGACGACGACGAACTTCGCCGGCGTCACCAGGAGTAACACCTACACCTATGACAAGGCCGACCGGCTCGTCACGTGGAACGACGGCACGACCAGCACGACATACGCCTACGACAAGTCCGGCAACCGCACCCAGAACGGCACCCGGCTGTTCGTCTACGACGAACGTAACCGACTCGTCGGCGACGGCGCGACCACCTACAACTACACCGCCCGGGGAACCCTGTCGTCCACCCAAACCGGGTCAACCACCTACACCACAACGGCAGACGCATTCGGCCAGATCCTGTCGCAAGGATCGGCCGGCGGCACGCAGACCTACACCTACGACGCGCTCGGCCGGGCGATCAAGACCGGATTCGCGTACACAGGGCTGGACAACGACCTCGCCGCGGACAGCGAGACCACCTACGTCCGCGACCCGTCCTCGGACCTCGTGGGCGAGGTACGCACCGCCGACCAAACCAAACGATTGACGCTGACCGACCTGCACGACGACGTCGTCGGCCAGCTCACCGCGACCTCGGCGACGCTCGACGGCTCCGTGAACTACGACCCGCTCGGCAAGGTCCTCGCCTCCTCCGGCACCGTCATCGGACACCTGGGCTACCAGTCGGAGTGGACCGAGAGCGTGACCGGCCGGGTCAACATGCTGGCCCGCTGGTACAACACCGACACCGGCCAGTTCGACACGCGCGACACCGCCTCGAACAGCCCGACGCCGGATTCCATCAACGCCAACCGCTACCAGTACGGCAACGCCAACCCGATGACCGCCACAGATCCCTCGGGCCACTGGCCGAGCTGGATCAAGAAGGCGACCTCGGCCGTATCGAACACGTTCTCCAGCGCCTACAACTCGGTCAAGTCGTACGCCTCCAGCGCCGCGAACTACGCGTCGAGCCGGATGAGCGCCGCCAGATCCTGGGCAGCAGACCGATACGACGCGGCCAGCAACTACGTCAACAAGAAAGTCAGCCAAGCCAAGAACTACGTCAAGAAAAAGGTCGAGCAGGGCCGCAAGTACGTTCAGAAGAAGGCCCAACAGCTCAAACACAAGGTCAAGAACACCTACAACAAGGTCAAGCAGGCGGCCAAACAGGTCAAGGCCAAAGCTGCCCGCCATGTGGCCAAGGTCGTCAAAAACGTCAAGGACGCGGCCAAAGCCACCGGAAAGTGGATCAAGGACCACAAAGACGCAATCATCGAAGTCGTCGCAGTCGTCGCGACAGTGGCAGCGACGATCGCACTCGGCCCGGTCGGTGGTCTGCTCGTCGGCATCGCGATCAACGTCGCCAAGGACGCCGCGACCGGTAAGATCCACAGCCTGGCAGACCTCGGACGCAGCGTCCTGTCCGGGGCCATCACCGGCACCATCGGAGCCGTCACCGGCGGCGTCGGCGGAGCCATCGGCGGCAAGATCGCCGGCATGGTCGCCGGCAAGGTCGGCACCGGCATCCTCGCCCGCGCAGCCACCGGCGCGATCGGCGGCGCCATCTCCGGCGGTGTCGGAGGCGGACTGGGCGACGCCGCAACCCAATACGCCCAAACCGGCCACGTCGACTGGGGCCGTGCCGGCGCCGCAGCGCTCACCGGCGCTGCAGTCGGCGGAGCTATGGGGGGCATCGGCGGAGCACTAACCAAACCACGAACCGAAGGCTCGCAAGGATCGCCCGGCAAGACATGCCACAGCTTCGACCCGTCCACCCGGGTCCTGATGGCCAACGGATCCACGAAGGCGATCAAGGACGTCAAGATCGGCGACAAGGTCACCGCCACTGACCCGACAACCGGACGGACCGAAGCAAAGCCTGTCACGGTTCTACACAACAACAACGACAGCGACCTGGCCGACATCACTGTCAGGGACCAAAAGACCGGCAAATCCACCGTCCTGCACACGACTTGGTTCCATCCCTTCTGGAACGCGACCAATAGCCAGTGGACAGACGCCAAGGACCTCAAAACTGGCGACCGCCTACGCGATGCCAACGGACAGACCACCCAGATCGTCGCCGCAGTCAAGGTCTGGACCGGGCTCCGCTGGATGCGCGACCTCACTGTCGATGACATCCATGCCTACTATGTTCTGGCTGGTAACGTGCCAGTACTGGTGCACAACGTTGACCAGAAGCGCCTATGTGATTTGACACTAGGCCCGGATGGGTCGCGTAAAGCGGAAGGTGTGACGGCAGAGCGTGGCGATACCGTTCTTCCGCACGAACAGAAGATGGTAAATGAGTCCGGCGACCGCAATGGCTGTGCGACGTGTCCAGCAACAAGTTCCGGCTATGCTGACGGACACTGGACGGGTGACCACACGCCGCCGAACAAGGCGGCCCCGAATGGTCCCTGGACGTTGTACCCACAGTGCAAGACATGTGCGAAACAGCAAGGCGGAATTGTCAACGGCATTAACAGAGAATGGTACGACTTTCCAGCTGAGCCTAGGTTTCCGGGGCTGGTAGATGGAACCAGGCTGGGTTTGATCAACCTGTAA